A single genomic interval of Paenibacillus macerans harbors:
- a CDS encoding FtsW/RodA/SpoVE family cell cycle protein, which translates to MLFKLKKLDWVMVGILALFMVFSTLLVRSAIAPYDSEFQGYDLRTVIFYILGFIVVFGMALVDYRFLLRYSWYGYGAGCLLLILVYLLAPEINGARSWFRIGSLLFQPAELVKVILILVTAYLLGQRQGQALRFRGDIVPISVISLVPFFLVLIQPDLGNAIIYLVVLVGMLWIGNAKYSHVLIALTAAVAALIVFVTLFNAYNEQIRDYLESHKKVHWYQRINTFINPDQASNDDKHQSNYAKIAIGSGGLLGDGYMKGELKNKKFVPYPYSDSIFVVVGEEFGFLGSSLLLLLYFLFIYRMILIALRCIDKRGAYIIVGIVAMFLFQIFENVGMMIGLMPITGITLPFISYGGTSLLINMLCIGLVFSIMLHQEKYKVE; encoded by the coding sequence TTGTTGTTTAAACTGAAAAAGCTGGACTGGGTGATGGTCGGAATTTTGGCCTTGTTCATGGTATTCAGCACCCTCTTGGTCCGCAGTGCCATTGCTCCGTACGATTCGGAATTTCAAGGCTATGATTTAAGAACCGTTATTTTTTATATCCTCGGCTTTATTGTCGTGTTCGGGATGGCGCTGGTCGATTATCGTTTCCTGCTTCGTTACAGTTGGTATGGTTACGGGGCAGGTTGTCTGCTGCTTATTTTGGTGTATTTGCTTGCGCCGGAAATCAACGGGGCGCGAAGCTGGTTTCGGATCGGCAGCCTGCTGTTTCAGCCGGCCGAGCTGGTTAAGGTCATCCTGATTCTGGTCACGGCGTATCTGCTTGGCCAGAGGCAGGGTCAGGCCTTACGCTTCCGCGGCGATATCGTGCCGATTTCAGTAATCTCGCTGGTCCCATTTTTTCTGGTGCTTATCCAGCCGGACCTCGGCAACGCGATTATCTATCTGGTGGTATTGGTTGGCATGCTGTGGATCGGCAATGCAAAATACAGCCATGTGCTGATCGCCCTGACGGCCGCCGTTGCGGCCTTGATTGTGTTTGTGACGCTGTTTAACGCGTACAATGAACAGATCCGCGATTATTTGGAAAGCCATAAGAAGGTGCATTGGTATCAGCGGATCAATACGTTTATCAATCCGGACCAGGCTTCAAACGACGACAAACACCAATCGAACTATGCCAAGATCGCCATCGGTTCCGGGGGATTGCTCGGCGACGGGTACATGAAGGGCGAACTGAAAAACAAAAAATTCGTGCCGTATCCTTACTCGGACTCGATATTTGTCGTGGTGGGCGAGGAGTTTGGGTTCCTTGGCTCTTCGCTGCTGCTGCTGCTTTATTTTTTGTTTATTTACAGGATGATCCTCATCGCGCTGCGCTGCATCGACAAAAGAGGCGCCTACATCATCGTCGGGATTGTGGCGATGTTCCTGTTTCAAATCTTCGAAAACGTCGGCATGATGATCGGTCTGATGCCGATTACCGGCATTACGCTGCCGTTTATCAGCTACGGGGGGACCTCGCTGTTGATCAACATGCTGTGTATCGGGCTGGTGTTCAGCATTATGCTGCATCAGGAAAAGTATAAGGTGGAGTGA
- the minD gene encoding septum site-determining protein MinD, with translation MGEAIVITSGKGGVGKTTTSANIGTALALLGKKVCLVDTDIGLRNLDVVMGLENRIIYDLIDVAEGRCRLNQALVKDKRFDELYMLPAAQTKDKNAISPEQVKDIVLELKKDFEYVIIDCPAGIEQGFKNAIAGADQAIVVTTPEHAAVRDADRIIGLLENSHIGAPKLIVNRIKVNMMKAGDMLDIEGILQVLNIDLIGIVPDDEKVIKAANSGEPTVMNPDSTAAIAYRNIARRILGDTVPLMLLDQKKGVFTRFKKFFGMG, from the coding sequence ATGGGAGAAGCTATCGTAATTACGTCCGGCAAAGGCGGCGTCGGCAAAACGACGACCTCGGCCAATATCGGAACCGCGCTTGCGCTGCTGGGCAAAAAAGTGTGCCTGGTCGATACGGACATCGGGCTGCGGAATTTGGACGTGGTCATGGGGCTGGAGAACCGGATCATCTACGATTTGATCGACGTAGCCGAAGGCCGCTGCCGGTTGAACCAGGCGCTAGTGAAGGACAAGCGGTTCGACGAGCTGTACATGCTGCCTGCCGCCCAGACGAAAGACAAAAACGCCATCTCGCCCGAGCAGGTCAAAGACATCGTGCTTGAGCTGAAGAAGGACTTCGAATATGTCATTATCGACTGCCCGGCCGGCATTGAGCAGGGCTTCAAAAACGCGATTGCCGGAGCGGATCAGGCGATCGTAGTGACGACGCCGGAGCACGCCGCCGTCCGTGACGCAGACCGGATTATCGGCCTGCTGGAAAATTCGCATATCGGCGCGCCCAAGCTCATCGTCAACCGGATCAAGGTGAACATGATGAAGGCCGGGGATATGCTGGATATCGAAGGGATTTTGCAGGTGCTGAACATCGATCTGATCGGCATCGTACCGGATGACGAGAAAGTCATCAAAGCGGCCAACAGCGGCGAACCGACGGTCATGAACCCCGATTCGACGGCGGCCATCGCCTATCGCAACATCGCGCGGCGCATTTTGGGAGATACGGTGCCCCTGATGCTGCTCGATCAAAAGAAGGGCGTATTTACGCGCTTCAAGAAGTTTTTCGGAATGGGTTGA
- the mreD gene encoding rod shape-determining protein MreD, with amino-acid sequence MNKRKYILILLLFVLFIVEGTIVPWLIPGPWHARIVPHLVYICLLFVSVYDHRHAGMVMGLIFGLLHDVVYYGALIGAYSFAMGLSCYLMGLLSRSQRAPMPLMMIIVIFGSLLFDSILFGTYSLFELTHRPYTWALQNHIIPNLFVQFLFALAIYVPLRKQLELMAKRRSPEEKA; translated from the coding sequence GTGAATAAACGAAAGTATATTTTGATCCTGCTGCTCTTCGTTTTGTTTATCGTGGAAGGAACCATCGTGCCTTGGCTGATTCCCGGCCCATGGCATGCGCGGATCGTCCCCCATTTGGTTTATATCTGCCTTTTGTTCGTTTCGGTGTATGACCATCGGCATGCGGGAATGGTTATGGGGCTCATTTTCGGGCTGCTTCACGATGTCGTTTATTACGGGGCGCTGATCGGGGCGTATTCCTTCGCCATGGGATTGTCGTGCTATTTGATGGGCCTTTTATCCCGTTCGCAGCGGGCGCCTATGCCGCTTATGATGATTATCGTAATTTTCGGCAGCCTGCTGTTTGATTCCATTCTGTTCGGCACTTATTCCCTGTTCGAATTAACGCATCGGCCGTATACCTGGGCGCTTCAGAACCATATCATCCCCAATCTGTTCGTTCAGTTTCTGTTTGCGCTGGCGATTTACGTCCCCCTGCGCAAGCAGCTCGAACTAATGGCCAAACGGCGTTCCCCCGAGGAGAAGGCTTGA
- the minC gene encoding septum site-determining protein MinC, producing the protein MTVKSNHVTIKGIKDGLVFLLDDKCDFSSLLEELRYKLEFSHQHILTGPIIHVDVKLGMRLVTEDQKEMILDILKQKGNLLVRSIEMPAIAQEKDESAVKTLAGIVRSGQMLHHDGNLLFIGDVNPGGTICATGDILILGALRGMAHAGFSGNEKAVIAASFLAPTQLRIAETISRPPDEWENRETSMEFAFLRDGKMQIDKIVNMTRIRPDFNVFKGV; encoded by the coding sequence ATGACGGTGAAATCGAACCACGTGACGATCAAAGGAATCAAGGACGGCCTGGTTTTCCTGCTGGACGACAAGTGCGATTTCTCAAGTCTTCTGGAGGAACTCCGTTATAAATTGGAGTTTAGCCATCAGCATATTTTGACGGGGCCGATCATCCACGTGGACGTGAAGCTTGGCATGAGGCTCGTTACCGAAGATCAGAAAGAAATGATTCTTGATATATTGAAGCAAAAAGGCAATTTGCTTGTCCGTTCCATCGAAATGCCCGCGATCGCGCAGGAAAAAGACGAAAGCGCGGTGAAGACGCTCGCCGGGATCGTCCGGTCGGGGCAGATGCTTCACCATGACGGGAATTTGCTGTTTATCGGAGACGTAAATCCCGGCGGGACGATTTGCGCTACCGGGGACATTTTGATCCTCGGCGCCCTGCGGGGGATGGCCCACGCCGGCTTTAGCGGCAACGAGAAAGCGGTTATCGCCGCTTCCTTTTTGGCCCCTACGCAGCTGAGGATCGCCGAGACGATCAGCCGGCCTCCGGATGAATGGGAAAACCGGGAGACGAGTATGGAGTTCGCTTTTTTGCGGGACGGGAAAATGCAAATCGACAAAATCGTCAATATGACCCGGATCAGACCGGATTTTAACGTGTTTAAAGGGGTGTGA